CGCTGCTGCAGCATCCGCCTGCTGTCCGGGTTCACGGTGAGGTCGACGTACCGCTGCCGGACCCTGGCCTCTGGATCGGCGAGCCCGTGCCACTTCTCCGGCCACGGGCGCAGCGCCTTGCCGGCCAGCTGCCAGGACGAGGCGAGCACCGAGAGCTCGCCGCGCTTGGACGTGATGACCTCGCCCTCGACCCTGACATGGTCACCGAGGTCGACGTCGGTCTTCCAGCTGGCCAGCGACTCCTCGCCCACCTCGGCGAGCGAGACCATCACCTGGATGCGGCCGAACCCGTCCTGCAGGGTGGCGAAGCACAGCTTGCCGCCGACCCGGCTGAGCATGATCCGCCCCACCACGGCGACCTGCTCACCGGTCGCGGCGTCCGCCGGCAGCTCGGGGAAGCGCGCGCGGATGTCGGCGCTGGTCACGGTGCGCGCGATACCGGCCGGGTACGGGTCGACGCCCGCGGCGCGCAGCCGGTCGAGCTTCTCCCTGCGTACCCTGATCTGCTCAGGGAGATCCTCGTACGGCGAAGTCTGTTCGTTCACCTGCCCAGGCTATCGGCGGGTCAGGCGGTGCCGACGTTGCGCTCCCACACCAGGCGCAGGCCGACCAGGGTGAGCCACGGGTCGTGCACGGTGATGGTGTGCGACTCGGCGACCACGGTCGGCGCCAGGCCACCGGTGGCGATCACCGTCACCTCGTCGGTGGACACCTGCAGCTCCTCGATCATCCGCTCCACGATGCCGTCGACTAGGCCGACGAAGCCGTACAGGATGCCGGACTGCAGCGCCTCCACCGTCGACTTGCCGATCACCGAGCGCGGCCGCCGCAGCTCGACCTTCAGCAGCTGTGCGGCCCGGCCGGCCAGCGCGTCCAGGGAGATCTCCACGCCGGGTGCCAGCGCGCCGCCGAGGAACTCGCCGTTCGCCGACACCACGTCGAAGTTGGTCGACGTGCCGAAGT
Above is a genomic segment from Streptosporangiales bacterium containing:
- a CDS encoding type III pantothenate kinase, which gives rise to MLLTIDVGNSNTVLGLFEGADMADKWRIATDPLRTADELAVVLQGLLAQYPEPGGAEVTGISLCSTVPNVLQQVRQLCSRYFADVPTVIVEPGVKTGVPIKYDNPREVGADRIMNSLAAYELYGGPAVVVDFGTSTNFDVVSANGEFLGGALAPGVEISLDALAGRAAQLLKVELRRPRSVIGKSTVEALQSGILYGFVGLVDGIVERMIEELQVSTDEVTVIATGGLAPTVVAESHTITVHDPWLTLVGLRLVWERNVGTA